The Flavobacterium sp. 1 genome contains the following window.
GAAATGATGAGGAATGTAAAGACAGAAACATTTCAGCTGTTTGAAACTATTCTGGATTTAAAGAATCAGGTGTATGGCTTTAAAGAAAAACAAATGTCACATACTTTCTCTAACGATAAGGAAGAAATCACTATTGGATACCGCATCAACGAAGGCTGGGATGATACAGTAACAATTGGTATTGAGAAAGTGCAAAATTTTATTTCGTCACTTTCTACAAGTAAAGAAACCGCATCGCTGGTAAAAATTGTTTTCAACCTTTTAAAAAAAGATGCAAAGGGAAATTTAAAAGGTTCCAGAGTTTTGGAACTTCAAAAACTGACTAAAGAATTCAATAATGAAGAATTTACCGATGGAGTTGAAATTATAGCTTCCTCCTTTAAGCCTGTGCGTTCCAGCTGGTTTATAGAGGCAGCTACAATTGATGAAAATGGTGTTCGAACCAACATTCCTTTATCTATGTCCTCAGTAGATTTTTTACACGGATACGCCTTTAATTTCTTTAACCAGCAAAACGAACACATCAATGCAGCCTAACAACGATATGTACACATCAGTACTTTTAGCCATTTTACTCATTGCAACCAACTTAAAGCCAATATTACTATACCGGGAATGGTTTTGTTTTAGAGTTAAAACAATCTTTAAGCAATACTGCAATGAGCGTAAAAACAAGATCAATACAGATCATAAAACGGCAAGGTAAAGAACTTGCAATTTTAATAATAGTCTCAGCAACAGGATTTATAAAATAATTATCAAATAAAAAAGTATCATTCATCTAATCAATATGAAAAAACTATGCACTTCTAATCATTCTTTTTACTTCCTGAAAATACCGCATGCTGTACAAAATAAATAATTCTTCATTTTCATTTAAACTCTTCTTCATTTTCCTTCACTCTTAATACTCTATCACCATGCCTATAACTGCAAAAAGAAGCCTCGGAATTCAAAAAAACAAATTACTCCGCTACAAACTTGTCAAAGAATTGTATCAAAAATACAAAACTGAAGATATTCCTACTACGGTAGTATGGCGCAAATATATTTGCCCTGTTTATCCAATATCACGAACAACTTTGTATGAAATTCTTTGTACGCCCATCACTTCAGAATTAAAAAGAATTGAAGAACTACTTCTGAGTACCACCAAAAAATCTTCTTAATCAGCATAAAATAAAACGAATTTTTTAGCCTGTAAAGCCTCATCCTGTTATAATCTAGGATGAGGCTTTACTTTGCTCTGAATTGATTTTCATTCGCTTTCTGTACAACTATGTAAAGCCTTAGAATACAAATGTTCGCACTCCTTGCATTCGTTTTTTTAAGGCTTTTTTTCGGCTGATCTTTGTCGTCTCAAAAGAAAACAACAGCTGAAATCAAAGCGAGAATCAAAACTCAAACTACTATCATTTGCCCTAAATAATATAAATATATTGAATTCTTATAACAAACATTAAATGGAACAATTTCTTTACCCGACTCTTACCGCATTTTTTGCCTCTTTTATTACTTGGTTATTCTCTGTGAGAAAATCATTAGCTCAAGACAGAGCTGCCGAACTTGACAATGCAGTTAATGCCGTAAAATATTACCGTGATTTACTTGATGATATTACTGCCAGATTAACAGCTGCAACAGAAACAATAAAAACTATGGAAATACAACACAGAGAATTAATGGTAGTCAACCAACAGTTAGTAGATGAGTTACAAAAATTCAAACAATTAAACGGAAAACAACAATGACACTTGCTCAAAAAACATTAGAAATTGCCATCGCACAAATTGGCGTAGAAGAAATTCCAAAATATACCAATTCAGGTCCTGAAGTAGAAATTTATTTAAAAAGTGTAGGACTCGGAAAAGGATATTCATGGTGCATGGCCTTTATTTACTGGTGCACTCAAAATGCTTCCAAACAAACAGCTATTAACAATCCCTTAAAAAAAACCGGAGGCGTATTAGATCAATACAATTCGAGACCGCTTTTAGTACAAACCATTCCAAATGCAGGTGATATTTTTATTCTGGATCTAGGAAAAGGCCTAGGACACACTGGTATTGTTGAAAAAGTTGCCGGTGATATTATTCACACTATTGAAGGAAATACTAACGACATAGGGAGTCGAGAGGGCTACAAGGTTTGCAGAAGAAAAAGAGAAATTAAAACTATAAAAGGATTTCTCAGACTACAGCCCTAACAGAATCAATAATCAGGGCATTCGCATTTAAAAAAAGTTAAACACTAATTACACAAATTTACACGAATTACAATCTGTTTTAATTACACGAACTCCTAAAACGGGTAGAATTTGTTCAATTCAATTTTTAAAATTTGTGATAATCTGTGTAATTTGTGGCAGAAAATTTTAAAAGCGATGCCCTGATCAATAATAAAGTAAACCACTTTATCTAAAAATTTTAAAAAAACTTTACGGTTTTTGAAAATCCTAATACTTAAAAACATCCAGCTTAAAATCTGTAGAGAGATGATTTATTGCGGCCGCAAACAGGAGTGGAAATTATATCTTAAACCTCATCCTTGGTACTTACAACAATTCTTTGTACCTAATATGAAATACTTTATATGGAGGTTTATGCAATAGTGTTTCCTATCACTAATTCTACTCCTGTAATCATCTGGCAATAATGAAATTAGACTATGTTATCGAATGCTGTTTTTTCAAACTGAATTTATAAAGAATAAAAAAATAAGGAAATGCTAACCTGAAATTACCGCTGATCCAGCATGTCAGAACATTGGGGTATTTTTCCATTAAAAATGCG
Protein-coding sequences here:
- a CDS encoding DUF3164 family protein, with the translated sequence MNNSLSNAITPSMDLSQFSAQQLKEALNRIENKKNEERDAYKKLVAETIPRALLRLQKTSEMMRNVKTETFQLFETILDLKNQVYGFKEKQMSHTFSNDKEEITIGYRINEGWDDTVTIGIEKVQNFISSLSTSKETASLVKIVFNLLKKDAKGNLKGSRVLELQKLTKEFNNEEFTDGVEIIASSFKPVRSSWFIEAATIDENGVRTNIPLSMSSVDFLHGYAFNFFNQQNEHINAA
- a CDS encoding methyl-accepting chemotaxis protein — translated: MEQFLYPTLTAFFASFITWLFSVRKSLAQDRAAELDNAVNAVKYYRDLLDDITARLTAATETIKTMEIQHRELMVVNQQLVDELQKFKQLNGKQQ
- a CDS encoding CHAP domain-containing protein; this translates as MTLAQKTLEIAIAQIGVEEIPKYTNSGPEVEIYLKSVGLGKGYSWCMAFIYWCTQNASKQTAINNPLKKTGGVLDQYNSRPLLVQTIPNAGDIFILDLGKGLGHTGIVEKVAGDIIHTIEGNTNDIGSREGYKVCRRKREIKTIKGFLRLQP